One Brassica napus cultivar Da-Ae chromosome C4, Da-Ae, whole genome shotgun sequence genomic region harbors:
- the LOC106396551 gene encoding auxin response factor 10 yields MEQERSLDPQLWQACAGSMVQIPSLNSTVFYFPQGHAEHAHAPPDFHAPRVPPLILCRVASVKFLADAETDEVYSKITLLPLPGNDLDLENDAVLGLTPSPDVNGNEKPASFAKTLTQSDANNGGGFSVPRYCAETIFPRLDYTAEPPVQTVIAKDIHGETWKFRHIYRGTPRRHLLTTGWSTFVNQKKLIAGDSIVFLRSETGELCVGIRRAKRGGLGSNGLGSDNNNNSNNPYPGFSGFLRDDEITTSKLMMMKRNGGNVNDANAPGGRVRVEAVAEAVARAACGQAFEVVYYPRASTPEFCVKASDVRSAMRIRWCSGMRFKMAFETEDSSRISWFMGTVSAVQVADPIRWPNSPWRLLQVAWDEPDLLQNVKRVSPWLVELVSNMPAIHLSPFSPRKKLRIPQPFDFPFDGTKFPMFSPGFAAGNNGGGESMCYLSNDNNNNAPAGIQGARQAQQLFGSPSPSLLSDLNLNTFHSGSKLQQSSSSPAMFLSGFNPRHHYDNIVLPRQTRDAEFNNNISCSLTIGNPGLAQDKKKSDSVKTHQFLLFGQPILTEQQVMNRKRALEEEAEEEEKGGLTWNYGLQGLETGHCKVFMESEDVGRTLDLSVIGSYQELYRKLAEMFGIEERSDLLTHVVYRDANGVTKRIGDEPFSDFMRATKRLTIKMDISGDNVRKTWITGIRNGENGIDSSTKTGQLSIFA; encoded by the exons ATGGAGCAAGAGAGAAGCTTGGATCCACAGCTATGGCAGGCTTGTGCAGGATCAATGGTTCAAATCCCTTCCCTTAATTCAACCGTCTTCTACTTCCCTCAAGGCCACGCCGAACACGCCCACGCGCCTCCTGATTTCCACGCGCCGCGCGTCCCTCCTTTAATCCTCTGCCGCGTCGCCTCTGTGAAGTTCCTCGCCGACGCAGAAACTGACGAAGTCTACTCCAAAATTACGCTTTTGCCGCTCCCCGGAAACGACCTGGATCTGGAAAACGACGCCGTTCTCGGTCTGACTCCGTCTCCCGACGTTAACGGTAACGAGAAACCAGCGTCTTTCGCCAAAACGCTGACGCAGTCCGACGCTAATAACGGCGGCGGTTTCTCCGTGCCCCGCTACTGCGCCGAAACGATTTTTCCGAGGCTTGATTACACGGCGGAGCCTCCGGTGCAGACCGTGATCGCCAAAGATATCCACGGCGAGACTTGGAAGTTCCGGCATATATACAGAGGAACGCCTCGCCGTCATCTTCTAACCACCGGCTGGAGCACTTTCGTCAACCAGAAGAAGCTAATCGCCGGAGACTCAATCGTCTTCCTCCGCTCGGAAACCGGCGAGCTCTGCGTCGGGATCCGTCGCGCCAAACGCGGCGGTCTCGGATCCAACGGTTTAGGATCcgataacaacaacaacagcaataATCCCTACCCCGGATTCTCAGGCTTTCTCCGCGACGACGAGATAACAACTTCGAAGCTAATGATGATGAAACGCAACGGCGGGAACGTTAACGACGCGAACGCGCCTGGGGGGAGAGTACGAGTGGAGGCGGTTGCGGAAGCGGTGGCGCGTGCGGCGTGTGGACAAGCTTTCGAAGTTGTTTATTACCCGCGGGCGAGCACGCCGGAGTTTTGCGTGAAGGCTTCCGACGTGAGATCAGCAATGAGGATAAGATGGTGCAGCGGCATGCGTTTCAAAATGGCGTTTGAGACGGAAGACTCTTCGAGAATCAGTTGGTTCATGGGTACCGTCTCCGCCGTTCAAGTCGCTGATCCAATCCGTTGGCCTAATTCTCCATGGCGTCTCCTTCag GTAGCTTGGGACGAACCGGACTTGCTGCAAAACGTGAAACGGGTTAGCCCGTGGTTAGTCGAATTGGTATCGAACATGCCAGCGATTCACCTCTCTCCTTTCTCTCCGAGAAAGAAGCTGAGGATTCCGCAGCCTTTCGATTTCCCTTTCGACGGCACCAAGTTTCCGATGTTCTCCCCTGGATTCGCCGCCGGTAACAATGGCGGCGGCGAATCCATGTGTTATTTGTCAaacgacaacaacaacaacgctCCTGCAGGAATACAGGGAGCCAGGCAAGCTCAACAACTCTTCGGATCACCATCTCCGTCTTTGTTGTCTGATCTCAATCTCAATACTTTTCACTCCGGTAGCAAATTAcaacaatcttcttcttctccggccATGTTTCTCTCCGGTTTCAATCCCAGGCATCATTACGATAACATCGTTTTGCCACGTCAGACTCGGGACGCCgagtttaataataacatttcgtGTTCTTTGACAATTGGGAATCCTGGTTTAGCTCAGGACAAGAAGAAGTCCGATTCGGTTAAGACGCATCAGTTCTTGCTGTTCGGTCAACCTATTTTGACCGAACAGCAAGTCATGAACCGGAAACGGGCTTTGGAAGAagaggcggaggaggaggagaaaggTGGGTTAACATGGAATTACGGTTTGCAGGGGCTCGAGACGGGTCACTGTAAAGTTTTCATGGAATCTGAGGATGTTGGACGAACGCTCGATCTCTCGGTTATTGGCTCGTACCAAGAGTTGTACCGGAAACTGGCCGAGATGTTTGGTATAGAAGAGAGGTCGGATTTGTTGACCCATGTTGTGTACCGGGACGCAAATGGTGTTACCAAACGCATTGGAGACGAACCTTTCAG TGATTTCATGAGAGCAACGAAGCGACTAACGATCAAGATGGACATAAGCGGCGACAACGTGAGAAA GACATGGATAACCGGGATCAGGAATGGCGAAAATGGTATAGACTCTTCTACTAAGACCGGTCAGCTTAGCATCTTCGCTTGA